Proteins from a genomic interval of Planctomycetaceae bacterium:
- a CDS encoding SulP family inorganic anion transporter: MPNSSTPVPRGNAEGFVTYIKNDIVSGFLVFLIALPLCLGISIASGFPPVAGIFTAIVGAIVTTFISNSELTIKGPAAGLIVIILGCVEAFGGNGMAEGWSEIDATAYRSALAVGVAAAVLQILFGVFRAGILGEFFPTAAVHGMLAAIGAIIMIKQFPVALGVSASGSPFKMLAHFGQYIQEANPAIAMIGLVGLAIMFLWPSVRKNVKFLKPIPAPVVVLLVTIPMGIAFDLLHEHSYTFMGNSYDLSEQYLVKMPDQVFKSITTPDFTALTRPVAWKWVLMFFIIGSLESLLSAKAVDLLDPYKRKSNMDRDIIAVGVANLGAAFVGGLPMISEIVRSKANIDNGAKTRFADMWHGMFLLVCVALFPAYLHRIPMAALAAMLVYTGSRLAHPTEFIHVYRIGKEQLAIFVTTMIVVLATDLLIGVAAGIILKMILHVVNGVPLKSLFKPFIEVQEVDETTSMIVASESAVFSNWIPFKRQIEDIGLVQKRNLIVDISNTTLVDHSVMEKLEEVRDDFEQEGLKFEIRGLDTLQPVSSNFLATRRRGLASVRRLTIVADASLEDTLEAGIVNCGASGYNTIPCQGAGRHDLERGHDTKSACVRIEVVATHRVADAILVWLQNEILATHNVTACIETVDVVRATDFAAKSEVLASH, translated from the coding sequence ATGCCAAACTCATCAACTCCGGTCCCGCGCGGAAACGCAGAAGGATTTGTGACCTACATCAAGAACGACATAGTGTCGGGCTTTCTGGTGTTTCTGATCGCACTTCCTCTATGCCTTGGAATTTCCATTGCCTCGGGGTTTCCTCCGGTTGCTGGCATCTTCACAGCGATTGTCGGGGCCATCGTTACGACATTTATCAGTAACAGCGAACTGACAATCAAGGGCCCGGCTGCAGGGCTGATTGTCATCATACTCGGCTGCGTCGAGGCTTTCGGTGGCAACGGTATGGCGGAAGGCTGGAGTGAAATTGATGCCACCGCTTATCGATCAGCATTGGCTGTGGGAGTAGCAGCCGCCGTGTTACAGATTCTGTTTGGGGTGTTTCGTGCAGGTATCCTGGGCGAGTTTTTCCCAACGGCTGCGGTTCACGGGATGCTGGCGGCCATTGGTGCCATCATCATGATCAAGCAGTTCCCCGTCGCACTGGGCGTATCCGCTTCCGGATCTCCGTTCAAGATGCTGGCCCATTTTGGTCAGTATATTCAGGAAGCCAATCCGGCAATTGCAATGATCGGGCTCGTGGGGCTCGCGATTATGTTTCTCTGGCCGTCCGTCCGAAAAAACGTGAAGTTTCTCAAACCAATTCCCGCACCGGTGGTGGTACTTCTCGTCACAATCCCGATGGGAATCGCCTTTGATCTTCTGCACGAACATTCGTATACGTTTATGGGCAATTCCTATGATCTCAGCGAACAATACCTGGTCAAAATGCCGGACCAGGTATTCAAGAGTATTACGACACCCGATTTCACAGCATTAACAAGACCAGTGGCGTGGAAGTGGGTCCTGATGTTCTTCATTATCGGATCCCTCGAATCGCTGCTCAGCGCGAAGGCGGTCGATCTTCTTGACCCGTATAAACGCAAGTCCAATATGGATCGGGACATCATTGCGGTCGGGGTCGCCAACCTGGGTGCTGCCTTTGTCGGTGGGCTCCCGATGATCTCAGAAATCGTCCGCAGTAAGGCCAATATCGATAACGGAGCGAAGACACGTTTTGCGGATATGTGGCACGGCATGTTCCTGCTGGTGTGCGTTGCGCTGTTTCCGGCATACCTGCACCGAATTCCGATGGCAGCACTGGCGGCTATGCTGGTCTACACAGGTTCTCGGCTCGCACACCCAACCGAATTCATACACGTCTATCGCATTGGAAAAGAGCAGCTGGCAATTTTTGTGACAACAATGATTGTCGTCCTGGCCACCGACCTGTTGATTGGCGTGGCCGCCGGCATCATTCTCAAGATGATTCTGCACGTGGTGAATGGCGTACCCCTGAAATCACTTTTCAAGCCATTTATTGAAGTTCAGGAAGTCGATGAAACGACCAGCATGATCGTAGCCAGCGAATCTGCGGTCTTCAGTAACTGGATACCGTTCAAACGTCAGATTGAAGACATTGGGCTGGTACAAAAACGAAATCTGATCGTAGACATTTCGAATACAACACTGGTTGATCACAGCGTGATGGAGAAACTGGAAGAAGTACGAGATGACTTTGAACAGGAAGGCCTGAAGTTTGAAATTCGGGGACTGGATACTCTGCAGCCCGTTTCATCCAATTTCCTGGCGACACGGCGTCGCGGGCTTGCATCCGTGCGCCGTCTGACCATTGTCGCTGATGCATCTCTGGAAGACACCCTGGAAGCCGGGATCGTCAATTGTGGCGCATCGGGTTACAACACAATCCCGTGTCAGGGCGCGGGGCGACATGATCTCGAACGCGGTCATGACACGAAGTCTGCGTGTGTACGAATAGAGGTCGTTGCGACGCATCGTGTGGCAGATGCAATTCTTGTCTGGCTTCAAAACGAGATCCTTGCGACACACAACGTCACCGCTTGTATTGAAACTGTCGACGTCGTGCGTGCCACAGATTTTGCCGCAAAGTCAGAAGTACTGGCGTCGCATTAA
- the hemB gene encoding porphobilinogen synthase, whose protein sequence is MADGTQGGQFPGIRMRRNRRTEWSRRLVRETSLQVSDLIWPTFIIEGDNRSEPVASMPGVERYTIDRFVEQVARAADLGIPAIAIFPVTPAGRKSFDGDEATNPQNLICSAMRAVRNAGIEIGLIADVALDPYTTHGQDGLVRNDYVVNDETLEVLCRQSVVQAQAGCDIIAPSDMMDGRVAAIRSALDEAGFFHVQIMSYSAKYASAFYGPFRDAVGSAKNLGTGDKRTYQMDPANTDEAMREVALDIGEGADMVMVKPGMPYLDIVQRVKSTFGIPTFAYQVSGEYSMIAGAAANGWLNRESAMLESLQCFKRAGADGVLTYFALDVAELIGR, encoded by the coding sequence ATGGCCGACGGCACTCAGGGTGGACAGTTTCCGGGTATTCGTATGCGAAGGAATCGCAGAACCGAATGGTCTCGGCGGTTGGTCCGGGAAACCTCTTTACAGGTCAGCGATTTGATCTGGCCAACATTTATTATCGAAGGAGATAATCGATCGGAGCCAGTGGCGTCGATGCCCGGTGTGGAGCGTTACACGATCGATCGGTTCGTTGAGCAGGTTGCACGTGCGGCAGATCTCGGCATCCCTGCAATTGCCATCTTTCCGGTGACTCCTGCCGGGAGAAAATCGTTTGATGGCGATGAGGCGACCAACCCTCAAAACCTGATTTGCTCTGCGATGAGAGCCGTTCGAAATGCGGGCATTGAAATTGGACTGATTGCTGACGTGGCTCTCGACCCCTACACCACGCATGGTCAGGACGGGCTTGTTCGCAATGACTACGTCGTCAATGATGAAACACTCGAGGTTCTTTGCCGGCAATCGGTCGTTCAGGCTCAGGCAGGCTGCGACATCATTGCACCCTCCGACATGATGGATGGTCGCGTTGCTGCAATCCGTTCCGCTCTTGATGAAGCAGGATTCTTCCACGTCCAGATCATGTCGTATTCCGCGAAATATGCATCCGCATTCTACGGGCCATTTCGAGACGCCGTCGGTTCTGCGAAGAATCTTGGAACCGGCGACAAGCGAACCTACCAGATGGATCCGGCGAATACCGACGAAGCGATGCGAGAGGTCGCGCTGGATATCGGCGAAGGTGCAGACATGGTGATGGTAAAACCCGGAATGCCCTATCTGGATATTGTGCAGCGTGTAAAGTCTACATTCGGGATACCGACATTTGCTTATCAGGTCAGTGGCGAGTACTCGATGATTGCTGGCGCTGCCGCCAACGGCTGGCTGAATCGCGAGTCGGCCATGTTGGAAAGCCTGCAGTGTTTCAAGCGAGCCGGGGCTGATGGCGTCCTGACCTACTTTGCTCTGGATGTTGCAGAGTTGATTGGGCGATAA
- a CDS encoding proton-conducting transporter membrane subunit translates to MTIDRLFELFGICVVVSPALLLLVFGLTSLAGRPLGERALAKFTEAAVVLGLISAISVLVLMLAFNRRHVPIEMGNWVVIPQQHFHFHLKFVFDRLSVPFAILSYVLCGTIGAFASRYLHREPGFHRFFFCYSIFLLGMVISTLSGTIETLFFGWELVGLSSALLVAFFHERPNPVRNGLRVWAVYRIADAAFLLAALSLHNLTGAGDFDGLMGTGPWPEGQATITQSNALLVGLLLLCAAAGKSALVPFSGWLPRAMEGPTPSSAVFYGSLSVHLGAFLLLRVSPVLEVSPLLSRIVIAVGIASAIFGAITARVQTDIKSALAFASLTQVGIIVAEIGFGLRYIALIHIIGHACLRTLQLLRAPSLLHDYHTIENAIGSHLPRSRSFWERLLRPRTRHWFYRFAMERGYLDALLDEYIVKPFVTAFRWCNRAEQRWTTFLSGREPSAPGRLRQLKNSASPPICESDQPALPPTERPSAIASATQNENQEA, encoded by the coding sequence ATGACTATCGACCGATTGTTTGAGCTTTTTGGTATCTGCGTTGTCGTCAGCCCGGCTCTTCTTCTGCTTGTCTTTGGACTCACGTCACTTGCCGGACGGCCACTTGGCGAGCGCGCCTTGGCGAAGTTTACCGAAGCCGCCGTCGTGTTGGGATTGATCTCCGCAATCAGTGTCCTCGTGTTGATGCTGGCATTCAATCGGCGACACGTGCCAATCGAGATGGGCAACTGGGTTGTAATCCCGCAACAGCACTTTCACTTTCATCTGAAGTTTGTCTTTGACCGTCTTTCGGTTCCCTTCGCCATACTGTCGTACGTTTTGTGTGGCACGATTGGTGCGTTCGCGAGCCGCTATCTGCACCGCGAACCTGGCTTTCACCGTTTCTTCTTCTGCTACTCAATTTTCCTGCTCGGCATGGTGATCTCCACTCTGTCCGGAACGATAGAAACGCTCTTCTTCGGATGGGAACTCGTTGGATTATCGTCAGCGTTACTGGTTGCATTCTTCCACGAACGTCCGAATCCAGTCCGCAACGGACTACGCGTCTGGGCTGTTTATCGCATCGCGGACGCAGCATTCCTGCTGGCCGCGTTATCACTTCACAACCTGACGGGAGCCGGCGATTTTGATGGACTGATGGGCACCGGCCCCTGGCCGGAAGGTCAGGCAACAATCACCCAGAGTAATGCCCTGCTGGTCGGGTTACTGCTTCTGTGCGCCGCCGCAGGAAAATCGGCCCTGGTTCCATTCTCGGGATGGCTGCCACGTGCGATGGAAGGTCCGACGCCGTCCAGTGCAGTTTTCTATGGATCGCTCTCCGTACATCTGGGGGCATTCCTGCTGCTTCGTGTCAGTCCCGTTTTGGAAGTTTCACCACTTCTCAGTCGAATTGTTATCGCGGTTGGAATTGCCTCTGCCATCTTCGGAGCAATTACCGCCCGCGTCCAGACGGATATCAAGAGCGCTCTTGCATTCGCATCTTTGACCCAGGTGGGGATCATCGTCGCGGAGATTGGTTTTGGCCTGAGGTACATCGCGCTGATTCACATTATCGGTCATGCCTGCCTGCGCACACTTCAATTGCTGCGAGCTCCCTCACTGCTGCACGACTATCACACGATCGAAAACGCAATTGGTTCACATCTGCCCCGTAGTCGTTCTTTCTGGGAACGGCTATTGCGTCCACGAACCCGGCATTGGTTCTATCGTTTTGCAATGGAACGCGGTTACCTGGATGCTCTGCTTGATGAATACATCGTGAAGCCGTTTGTAACCGCATTTCGATGGTGCAACCGCGCCGAACAGAGATGGACCACTTTCCTTTCCGGTCGCGAACCCTCGGCACCAGGCAGACTCCGGCAGTTAAAGAACTCCGCCAGTCCACCCATATGTGAGTCCGATCAGCCCGCACTGCCTCCGACAGAACGTCCCTCTGCCATCGCATCTGCAACTCAAAACGAAAATCAGGAGGCCTAG
- the ubiE gene encoding bifunctional demethylmenaquinone methyltransferase/2-methoxy-6-polyprenyl-1,4-benzoquinol methylase UbiE, producing the protein MPVDKSSARIRQMFSEIAGRYDFMNHFLSGGTDIYWRWRTVRLAGPFNQSPLLDVCTGTGDLAFAFRKKIDGGAPVLGTDFTHGMLQLAEKKRQQRNVVFMEADTLALPFSDDTFQAVSVAFGLRNVSSTIGGLKEMTRVCEPGGKVLVLEFSLPNNKLLSRIYQWYFRNILPRLGQLLVRNRQAAYEYLPQSVSEFPSGSQLTDLMEEAGLERASFVPLTGGIATVYVGYKPEKPEQ; encoded by the coding sequence ATGCCAGTCGACAAGTCCAGCGCGCGAATTCGCCAGATGTTCAGCGAAATTGCAGGTCGCTATGACTTCATGAATCATTTCCTGTCCGGTGGCACCGACATCTACTGGCGCTGGCGAACTGTGCGTTTGGCTGGTCCGTTTAACCAGAGTCCGTTACTGGATGTTTGTACGGGAACGGGAGATCTGGCATTTGCATTCCGGAAGAAAATCGACGGCGGAGCACCAGTGCTCGGTACGGATTTCACACACGGAATGCTTCAACTGGCTGAGAAAAAACGGCAGCAACGGAACGTCGTCTTCATGGAAGCCGATACACTGGCGCTGCCTTTCTCAGACGACACGTTTCAGGCCGTGTCTGTTGCCTTTGGACTTCGGAACGTCTCCAGCACGATCGGTGGACTCAAGGAGATGACTCGCGTTTGCGAACCCGGTGGAAAGGTGCTTGTGCTCGAGTTCTCGCTGCCGAACAACAAGCTGCTGAGTCGCATCTACCAGTGGTACTTCAGAAACATACTTCCGCGACTCGGTCAATTGCTCGTGCGGAATCGTCAGGCGGCTTACGAATATCTGCCGCAATCTGTATCTGAGTTTCCATCAGGGTCTCAGTTAACCGACTTGATGGAAGAGGCTGGTCTCGAACGGGCTAGTTTCGTGCCGCTCACGGGCGGTATTGCGACGGTGTATGTCGGCTACAAACCGGAAAAACCGGAACAGTAA
- a CDS encoding proton-conducting transporter membrane subunit has translation MQELHLPWLELSVLVPLIGAICLHFVKNNDSCYRLAVICCSITLFFTAGEWIDFWFLQTFEAHDHWNLLHGILGPDVFVVDELNAPLLPLTAVLYLVTVLSTLRTKVNRFSFSATLLSEAMVLIMLSSREPAAIILLSALTIIPPWLEIRARGYCTRVFSIHMGVFLALLLPGWLLLPSNAIGHPEQAQTTATYIAGGMLTAAALMRSGVVPVHCWMTDLFEKATMGTALLFVTPMTGAYIVMRIVLPVAPLWALQSIAIISLVTSVYAAGMAIVQTDARRFFCYLFLSHSSLVLVGLELLTPIGLTGALCVWISAGLAMGGFGLTVRCVEARIGRFTLTQFRGLYEHMPTLAALFLVTGLAAIGFPGTIGFIGTELLIEGAVKVYPLIGTAVVVAAAINSIAVMKAYFKIFTGTRYTVSVSLRVRPAERIAVLLLTILVLGGGLFPQPGVASRYHAAVELLLHRDPDSEARIYHDDLHSVHEPAADSHSHE, from the coding sequence ATGCAGGAACTTCATTTGCCGTGGCTTGAGTTATCCGTCCTTGTTCCGCTGATCGGGGCAATTTGCCTTCACTTCGTAAAGAATAACGATAGTTGCTATCGATTAGCCGTCATCTGCTGCTCGATCACGCTTTTCTTTACCGCCGGAGAATGGATCGACTTCTGGTTCCTCCAGACATTTGAGGCACACGATCACTGGAATCTTCTCCACGGCATTCTCGGGCCGGATGTGTTTGTCGTTGACGAACTCAACGCACCATTGCTCCCGTTGACGGCCGTGCTCTATCTCGTCACCGTACTTTCGACATTGCGAACCAAAGTCAATCGATTTTCGTTCTCAGCAACGCTGTTGTCTGAAGCTATGGTGCTGATCATGCTCAGCAGCCGCGAACCTGCAGCCATCATTCTGCTCAGCGCTTTGACGATCATTCCTCCATGGCTGGAGATTCGAGCCCGAGGTTATTGCACCCGCGTTTTCTCTATTCACATGGGTGTCTTTCTGGCGCTTCTGTTGCCAGGTTGGCTGCTCCTGCCGTCCAATGCAATTGGACATCCGGAACAAGCCCAGACAACAGCCACATATATTGCGGGCGGCATGTTGACAGCCGCTGCACTTATGCGGAGCGGAGTCGTCCCGGTCCATTGCTGGATGACGGATCTCTTCGAAAAAGCCACCATGGGAACAGCTCTGTTATTTGTGACGCCGATGACCGGTGCATATATCGTTATGCGTATTGTGCTTCCCGTGGCCCCACTTTGGGCATTACAGAGTATTGCAATTATCTCTCTGGTAACTTCGGTGTATGCAGCAGGAATGGCCATCGTACAGACAGATGCCCGGCGATTCTTCTGCTACTTATTCCTCAGCCACTCGTCGCTTGTGCTTGTTGGTCTTGAATTGTTGACTCCAATTGGCCTGACAGGTGCCTTATGCGTCTGGATTTCCGCGGGACTGGCCATGGGCGGCTTTGGTCTGACGGTGCGCTGTGTTGAAGCGCGAATTGGTCGATTCACACTGACGCAGTTTCGAGGACTCTATGAACACATGCCGACTCTGGCGGCCTTGTTTCTGGTGACGGGACTCGCCGCGATTGGCTTTCCGGGCACGATTGGATTCATTGGTACGGAACTGCTGATCGAAGGCGCCGTCAAGGTTTACCCTTTGATAGGGACAGCAGTCGTTGTTGCAGCAGCGATTAACAGCATCGCAGTGATGAAGGCCTATTTTAAGATCTTTACAGGCACTCGCTACACCGTGTCAGTATCTCTTCGTGTTCGGCCGGCCGAACGTATTGCAGTTTTGCTTCTCACCATTCTGGTGCTGGGTGGCGGGCTGTTTCCGCAGCCTGGCGTCGCTTCGCGATATCATGCCGCGGTCGAACTCCTCCTGCATCGCGACCCGGATTCGGAAGCCAGGATTTATCACGACGACCTGCATAGCGTTCATGAGCCCGCAGCAGATTCTCACAGCCACGAATAA
- the pyk gene encoding pyruvate kinase, producing the protein MSVQGSHSVSRQKIVKTRIIATVGPACESVDILRQLVASGVDIFRLNFAHGQYEWLSELVRKIRQVSLELSCPIGILGDLSGPKIRLGEIPGGEVHCQEGATFSFVRGDISSEPDQLTCTYEPLIDDVAPGDRILLADGTVAMVVIEKSADAGHIRCIVTQSGKIRSRQGVNLPGVALSTPSVTEKDRADLEWALQHHLDFIGLSFVRQSEDIKLLHQLIAAHKPTVTPLIVAKIEKTEAIDDLDNILHATDAVMVARGDLGVEAEISRVPVLQKHIIRRCNHFRIPVITATQMLDSMQTNDLPTRAEVTDVANAVIDGTDAVMLSGETAIGLHPVQCVRMMDRIASEAEPLVPVMDLPDFAGEEARRARPITEAVTRGAIAAAEYLKADLIVVATVTGRTALALSRHRGGVPILAVTDHEAIARRMCLYWGVTPILNTEVNQSADALLQLVKDWGHHNGVLKSGSKIVTVGHTNWLGESHDLMMVHVMP; encoded by the coding sequence ATGTCGGTTCAGGGAAGTCATTCAGTGAGCCGCCAGAAGATTGTGAAGACTCGCATCATCGCCACGGTCGGCCCCGCCTGTGAATCGGTCGATATCCTGCGTCAACTGGTAGCGTCAGGTGTTGATATCTTTCGACTGAACTTCGCTCATGGCCAATACGAATGGTTAAGTGAACTGGTCAGGAAGATCAGACAGGTCTCGCTTGAACTGTCGTGTCCGATCGGGATCCTTGGTGATCTTTCAGGCCCCAAAATCCGGCTTGGAGAAATTCCCGGGGGCGAAGTTCACTGCCAAGAAGGTGCGACCTTTTCGTTTGTGCGTGGCGACATTTCGTCAGAACCAGACCAGCTGACATGCACATACGAACCGCTCATCGATGACGTCGCCCCTGGTGACCGAATTCTGCTTGCAGATGGCACAGTGGCGATGGTGGTCATTGAAAAGTCTGCAGACGCAGGCCACATCCGGTGCATCGTTACACAAAGCGGAAAAATCAGAAGTCGGCAGGGCGTGAATCTGCCGGGCGTCGCACTCAGCACTCCCAGTGTGACTGAAAAAGATCGAGCTGACCTGGAATGGGCGTTACAGCATCACCTGGATTTCATTGGCTTGAGCTTCGTGCGGCAGTCAGAAGACATCAAACTTCTCCATCAGCTGATTGCGGCACACAAACCAACTGTCACACCGCTGATTGTCGCAAAGATTGAAAAGACAGAGGCAATCGATGACCTGGATAATATTCTACACGCCACTGACGCCGTGATGGTCGCCCGAGGCGATCTGGGGGTGGAAGCGGAAATTAGTCGGGTCCCCGTGTTGCAGAAACATATTATCCGCAGATGCAATCACTTTCGAATTCCGGTAATCACCGCGACGCAGATGCTCGACAGCATGCAGACCAATGACCTGCCTACGCGAGCGGAAGTCACGGACGTTGCTAATGCTGTGATTGACGGCACAGATGCTGTCATGTTGTCCGGCGAAACGGCCATTGGCCTGCATCCGGTGCAATGCGTCCGAATGATGGACAGGATTGCTTCGGAAGCCGAGCCACTGGTTCCTGTCATGGACCTTCCGGATTTTGCCGGCGAAGAAGCACGACGAGCGCGGCCCATCACCGAAGCGGTAACCCGAGGCGCAATTGCTGCCGCAGAATACCTGAAAGCAGATCTCATTGTTGTTGCGACTGTCACTGGAAGAACGGCTCTCGCACTTTCCCGTCATCGCGGTGGGGTCCCTATTCTGGCAGTGACAGATCATGAAGCAATTGCTCGTCGAATGTGCCTCTACTGGGGTGTCACTCCTATCCTCAATACCGAAGTCAATCAATCGGCTGACGCTTTGCTACAACTTGTCAAAGACTGGGGCCATCATAATGGCGTACTGAAGAGCGGCAGCAAGATTGTCACCGTCGGTCACACCAACTGGCTGGGCGAATCGCACGACCTGATGATGGTCCACGTGATGCCATAG